CGAACCAGTACTTGATATCAGGTTTGTTTGtgctttctaatttttttctggGCCTTCTCTGATATTGTGGTGTTTGTTAggaatttgtaattttgtggAGTTTTAAGTTTGGATTTATTGAGGTCTTTACTTATATGTTTGGAAGTTCATGCCTTTTCAGCTCATTCCTTTCTCATTTGCAATATATCTGGATTCCTATTTTTGAGGGATGATAGAAATTTCTATATGCTGTGCTTCTAATAGAAAGAAAACTGATATTTTTCACTAATTGTTCAAAGAGGATGGCGGGATCAATTTTCAGCCCTGGGACAGCGGTGGAAGTGAATCTCAACAAAGAACATCTATTCTGTGCTTGGTTCCCAGCAATTTATCTTGGTGAACTAGGGGTCAACTCTTTCTTGCTTCAATATAAGAGCTCAAACAACTATGATGTTAAAGTGGTCGTAGGTGTCAAACAGATTCGGCCTCAGCCTCCAAAGTTGGCGGAAAGAGATTTTAGGTTGCTGGAAAAGGTGGATGCATTCTGTGATATGGGTTGGTGGGTTGGAGTGATTAAAAAAGTTCTTACAGGAAATAAGTATATGGTCGGTTTTAAATTCACAGAGGAGGTGAAGCAATACAGTCAGTCAGAATTGAGGCCTTGCATGTACTGGACGGATGGAAGATGGGTTACTATGATCAATAGAAAACGGGTTACTATGATCGATGGAAACTGGGTTCCTTACTTTAAGGTATGTATATTTTTGTCTTGTTTTATGATGGGAAAAGGACAGGGGGTGTCATGGCTTGTTAATTATGGGTATGATGGTCAACATGTTTGGACCATAGGTAAGTTTGAGTTTCTATGCTGAGAAGCATACATTTGAATGTAAGAAGTGATGTACAaaaatgcattattttttcctctggttttgtttcttctgaCACCTGATGGTCCTAATCAGAATGCATTTTATTCCCATTGCAGAAGACTAAGCAACGGCAGGTTGGAGGACTGGACAATCGAACAATAGTTTCTGATAAACAAAAAGGTAAACCACAAAAGTCTGAAGTTGGTATCCTTTGTCTAAGAGTGAGACATGAGGGGAGGAGCAGGCCACTGGAATTGCCTGGTGAAAATATCAATAGCCAGGGGCATATGTCCGCACTGATTAACATTACATGATATTATTTCTGTATTAACATATTCATTGGGTAAGGTAATCCACTAAACCAAATGTGTATAAATTGTTGCAGTCAAGAAGGGCAGTGAAATCGAAAAtgctgatgaagaagatgttGAAGATGAGTATGAACTAGACAACATTGAATCTTCTGGAATGAGGTCAGATTCTGAACTAACAGGGGGATCTCATGCTGGAACATCATGTCTGCTCTCCATAGAGGTATATCTGGAGCCTGTATGCTACGCTTCCTTCTATATCTCTCTATGTATCAAAAGAGTCTGCATTAAGCTTTGGGGTAGAAGGGCAAGACCATTGTGCTTCCTATCGAACAAATGGAAGACCAATATGATGAGAAGGATTAAAACATTTATGCTCAAGAGAAAGGAATGATTCTCGTGTTAGCTAACTGGATACGTGCTAATTTGGCGATTAAAGTAGTCATGGTTGAAATACAGAGTGgcccctttttttcctttttcttttttaatttttttttctttttaattatatacatattGATATAGGAGTGTTACATAACACAAGAGAGCTTAATTATACCTCAGAGGGTGCTGTAAAAGTGAAAGGAAGGACTAAGATGGCTCATGCCCATAATTCTAgaaatctttgtttttgtttttttaaagacaaTTGTTAATAGAAAAAActatgatattttattttaattttatcaataattaattcaaaaaactATGAGGCATCCtattgagatttatttccCTCTAACCCAAGTTTGTTGATCATCATATTTCTTATTGATTCATTCAGGAGGTTGAACGGAATGAAGATGGGGTGAGCAGTGAAATAAAAGGGAATGGAAAACTGCGTGAATATCTTGTTGAACACTCAAAAGATCCAGCAACAGGTGTGTATAATGTGTCAGAGCTACACAATTCTTGATAGATGTGTATATTTACAAAATCAAATGTGTACCAGCATGTGTGGTTGAGGTTGAGGAACATAATGGCGTTGGATCTTTTGCTGCAGATGATACGaataatatatttgaattgcCTGTAATAACAATGTGGGATTTGACTGGAATGAGTAGCTAACAACTGAATTAAGCACAATGGAGTAGAAGACTTGTGGCCTGAATAAATTCTATATTTGGCAGGTGAGAAGCACAATGGAACTGGAGTTGTTGCTCAAGTTGAATTGACTAAGACTCAAGCTGTCAATGATAATGGTATGGTACATCAGAACCTGGAAAAACCTTTGGTTTATGTAAAAAGAATTACAGGAACTCGTGtgcaatttaatttgaatgCTCCCCATGACTGGtatgcttttgcttttgtattctataattttttgttgtgaaAAAGATATGAGTCAATTACCACATTTGGATGAGTGATTaggaaaatgaaattggaagaTTCAAGAATAGAGGTAGTTAAACATAATTAAGAAACAATGATTTTGGAATTCAAGAAATACACTGATTTTGGTAATACTGAGTGTAGATTCTGCAACTGAATCATGTGTGAGGGAGCTACTTAAGTCCcttaagatttttcttttgtcaaaatGAGTCAACAAGGAAAAGTACCACATATTGGtagacgaaaaaaaaaaaaaaaaaaaaaaaaaaagaaaagaaaaaaaagaaaaaaaaaagggaaaataattGGGGTTTCCATATCCTTTTCTCACTTTTTAAAATGTTGGTAGTAATTGTTTAATCCTATTTATTGTTATCCCGCACAGTATAAAATTCATAGCTTTCTTAAAATCTCAGGTTCTGAAGATGCAATGGTCGAAGCAGAAACTGAAGCTACTGCAATTgatattgagaaaataatagaGGGCTTAAGTAAGCAATTGAGAAAGTTGTCAAAAGTATTTCTTTGGCTTTGGTTTCTTTAATTAACATCAAGGTTGTATTGTAGATAACCCTGCAGGGTTTTCCAGCAAACAAAATGAGGTCAGAGGAAGACAGGTTGAAACTGGTGTAACAGGTGACACTGATCAACAAGACAGTCCACTTTGCCTTTCCTGAAAAAGTTTtccagttgggaaaaaaatgaaaccacGGATGTATTCAAAGTGTTGctagaccaaaaaaaaaattgttaccTTAACATAATAGGGATATGCTTTTCCCTTATTGTTTTTCCCCCCGTGGAAGTACTTGCTTATCCTATTCTTTTTTATCTTGTGTTGTCTAAAATTTCATGTCTTTCTTAAATTTGTAGGTTCTGAAGAAGGGATGAAAGGGTCAAAAACTGTGGATTCTGCAATGGATTactcaacaaaaaaagttcAGGTGGCTGTGACCGGAATATCTGCAACGGCATGTGCCCATGATCAACCTTTATCACTGTGCATAGATGAAATGCATTCTGTAAAAGCCATAGAGTGCTCAAGTAAgctattttgaaaattttcaatagaTTCCTTTGGGTGTCATTAGTTTGACTAATATCAAGATTGTGTTCTCCAGGTAATCCTGCTAGGACTgccaacaaacaaaatgagGTTAGAGGAACACAAGTTGAGCAACAAGACAGTCCACATTTGCCTTTTGTGAGAAGTTCTCCATTTTGGGAAAGTATTGAATCCATGGAAATATTCAAAAGATTTCCGCAAAAGCCACATTTTCATCCTCTGGTGAAGTGTAAAGCAGTTTGTCGTGAAGGATCTGCACTTGGAAATATGATAACCTTTGCCTCTTTGGTAGAGAAGACTTCCAAGTTGCAAGTTGGCGATCCTAGAGACTTATTTGATAGCAATTTGGAAGCACTAGTTGACTTGGAAATGTTGGGATTTGATGTCAAGGCAGTACGACATCGTCTGAAGGAATTGCTAGAAATGAAAGTTAAGTTGGGGCAGCTTCAGAACCAATCAAAAGAAGTTGAAATTCAGATAACAGAGTCTACTCTTGACAGAACCCGAAATAATGAAACAATCAGTCAGATTGATAAGATGATGAAGCACTTGCAGGAAAAACGGGCGATGCTGATGTCAATCGATGTGGCCAAAGGTTTTGAAATTAGCAAGCTGCAATCAGAAGCAAATTCTGTTACTGAAGGCATTCAGAATATCCATCGtgattttgagaaattaaCTACTGCAGCATGGTGATTGTTGTGATCTGATGGATGGCCCTTGAGATTACCACTCTTTTAGCTGACCCTTGAATAGTTTGGAGCTAGGTTTGTCCATGGAAActgatatataatatttataccCTTTTGAATGTAATATAATGATGGAAGTGATACCAAACTGTTCTGTAGTTCTTTATAACAGCTATTAGCCCTAGAATGCTGGTAACAGTTTTCTGTACTACCATATCCTCAACCAGTATTAGACCTAATTCTgctcaaaatatatttatagacCGGTTTACTGCTTATATCACTATCTATTGGTTTCCTATAAGATGTCTTGTCCACACTTTTTTCCTGGTAGAAAAGCTTCTGGTCCCTTTCAGCAAGTCAGAAAGGCAGATAAATAGCAGCGGTGGTAAAACTagaaaagttaaaagaaaacaaaactgaCTCTGTAAGTAGGGCTGAGGTTGCTCTTCAGCTTTTATAAGcatgaaatttgaaagaagGTACGCGTATATGGAAATGGAAAGGCCCACGATGCACTTCAAAATCTCTAATTACTTCATAAAATTAATGGCCACCATCCACATATCAATCATGACGCGAAACAATATGAACTTTTCCACTTAAACAAGTTACAATAACCATTATGAACAACTCAGAACGTACATTGAAAACAGGGCTTTTGGCAACAACATTGTTTGGACCCCTTTACCTTTCTTTATCAAGAGAGCAACTTTGCAGCTAAAAGATTTATCATTCCTCTTTGTGGACTTTGAAGCCATATATTCCCGGAACATAATTCTGACTCGCCTTCTGCAGTTTAAGATGGCCGTAGGTCAAGAAGAAAAGGTGAGGAAATGTGGTTCCAAAATATGCTCCATCAATTTCTAAGAGTGTTTGTCAAGGAAACATTGAAAAACTGATGTTCAATAAAACTTTACTGTGATACCATCAAGAGAAACCAAATGTGGAAGGATTGATTGCATTGTATATTCACAGAACAAGAGTTACAGCTTTATAATAGAATTGTACATGACATTCCTATTCTATTTCCTACAATTACGACTaaccaaatacaaaacaagtAAGTAAATAACTAAGAATCAATTTACAATATTAACTGCTTATTTTGTGcgattttttttaacaaaaagaagagtgaaaacaaacaaactagTAATGGGGTAGGAActaaaaagagatatttaaaTTTGGATGAAAAGAAACTAAATTACTTGTAGGATGACTAAAAATGCCTTTTTNNNNNNNNNN
The Prunus dulcis chromosome 2, ALMONDv2, whole genome shotgun sequence DNA segment above includes these coding regions:
- the LOC117620248 gene encoding DUF724 domain-containing protein 3-like isoform X2; translation: MVVKRSQAHLSKDSKVEVCSNEDGYKGAWFPAIILDPQPSDRSPKKKRRSLGNSSKALVQYESLVSDDDPNRPLTELVDVRSIRPVPPPDNPDEPLEPADVVDASYRDAWWVGVVMRFEDDKYTVGFKNPPDLLELRRSELRPHWDLQDGIWVGAQKERMAGSIFSPGTAVEVNLNKEHLFCAWFPAIYLGELGVNSFLLQYKSSNNYDVKVVVGVKQIRPQPPKLAERDFRLLEKVDAFCDMGWWVGVIKKVLTGNKYMVGFKFTEEVKQYSQSELRPCMYWTDGRWVTMINRKRVTMIDGNWVPYFKKTKQRQVGGLDNRTIVSDKQKVKKGSEIENADEEDVEDEYELDNIESSGMRSDSELTGGSHAGTSCLLSIEEVERNEDGVSSEIKGNGKLREYLVEHSKDPATGSEDAMVEAETEATAIDIEKIIEGLNNPAGFSSKQNEVRGRQVETGVTGSEEGMKGSKTVDSAMDYSTKKVQVAVTGISATACAHDQPLSLCIDEMHSVKAIECSSNPARTANKQNEVRGTQVEQQDSPHLPFVRSSPFWESIESMEIFKRFPQKPHFHPLVKCKAVCREGSALGNMITFASLVEKTSKLQVGDPRDLFDSNLEALVDLEMLGFDVKAVRHRLKELLEMKVKLGQLQNQSKEVEIQITESTLDRTRNNETISQIDKMMKHLQEKRAMLMSIDVAKGFEISKLQSEANSVTEGIQNIHRDFEKLTTAAW
- the LOC117620248 gene encoding DUF724 domain-containing protein 7-like isoform X1 → MVVKRSQAHLSKDSKVEVCSNEDGYKGAWFPAIILDPQPSDRSPKKKRRSLGNSSKALVQYESLVSDDDPNRPLTELVDVRSIRPVPPPDNPDEPLEPADVVDASYRDAWWVGVVMRFEDDKYTVGFKNPPDLLELRRSELRPHWDLQDGIWVGAQKERMAGSIFSPGTAVEVNLNKEHLFCAWFPAIYLGELGVNSFLLQYKSSNNYDVKVVVGVKQIRPQPPKLAERDFRLLEKVDAFCDMGWWVGVIKKVLTGNKYMVGFKFTEEVKQYSQSELRPCMYWTDGRWVTMINRKRVTMIDGNWVPYFKKTKQRQVGGLDNRTIVSDKQKVKKGSEIENADEEDVEDEYELDNIESSGMRSDSELTGGSHAGTSCLLSIEEVERNEDGVSSEIKGNGKLREYLVEHSKDPATGEKHNGTGVVAQVELTKTQAVNDNGSEDAMVEAETEATAIDIEKIIEGLNNPAGFSSKQNEVRGRQVETGVTGSEEGMKGSKTVDSAMDYSTKKVQVAVTGISATACAHDQPLSLCIDEMHSVKAIECSSNPARTANKQNEVRGTQVEQQDSPHLPFVRSSPFWESIESMEIFKRFPQKPHFHPLVKCKAVCREGSALGNMITFASLVEKTSKLQVGDPRDLFDSNLEALVDLEMLGFDVKAVRHRLKELLEMKVKLGQLQNQSKEVEIQITESTLDRTRNNETISQIDKMMKHLQEKRAMLMSIDVAKGFEISKLQSEANSVTEGIQNIHRDFEKLTTAAW